In a genomic window of Epinephelus lanceolatus isolate andai-2023 chromosome 3, ASM4190304v1, whole genome shotgun sequence:
- the LOC117256002 gene encoding uncharacterized protein LOC117256002 codes for MCSVESLREFVKERLTAAAEEILGVFKRTIVEYEEEIDRQRRLLDIVLKPEIKLHRTELPQQHVCKEEEVVPEQQLCIEERKSSVDQEEPEPPHIKEEEEEVCSSQEGEQLVLKQETDGFMLTPAEEESEHSEDQTLDFIHDDTQSAAEKESVVIIPVISYVIPTSDHQLLSHNFHVAESQDEEEYQHGDSGSTRNTELQAEKRHHESEINSKSPHTSAVINLNTGKKPLKCDICGKVFEYKSKLQRHLNSHTGKKPYTCKVCGKRVNDTSALSAHIRTHTGETPYTCKVCGRGFRRNGDLLVHMRTHSSEMLYTCKVCGRGFVRKDYLLVHMRTHSSEKPYTCNVCGRGFIRNDYLLVHMRTHTGEKPYTCKVCGRGFVRSDYLLVHMKTHSSEKPHTCKVCGRGFRHNGILLVHMRTHSGEKPYTCKVCGRGFVRKDYLLVHMRTHSSEKPYTCKVCGRGFVRNDYLLVHMRNHSGEKPYTCKVCGRGFVRNDYLLAHMRTHTGEKPYTCKTCGRHFRSSNTLTVHMRTHTGVKVHHLSTEVPVEVTHIQERDCLHAKHVAELSEACSIKHAKKSGE; via the exons ATGTGTTCAGTTGAGTCTTTGAGAGAGTTTGTCAAGGAGcgactaactgctgctgctgaagaaatattggGAGTTTTTAAAAGAACCATCGTCGAGTACGAGGAAGAGATCGATCGTCAGCGCAGACTGTTGGATATCGTTTTGAAgcctgaaataaagttacaCAGGACAG agctcccacagcaacatgtgtgtaaggaggaggaggttgtccctgagcagcagctctgtattgaggagaggaagtccagtgtggaccaagaggagccagagcctccacacattaaagaggaagaggaggaagtgtgcagcagtcaggagggagagcagcttgtaCTGAAGCAGGAGACTGATGGCTTTATGTTGACTCCTGCTGAAGAGGAAAGTGAGCACAGTGAAGATCAGACTCTGGACTTCATTCATGACGACACTCAAAGTGCAGCAGAGAAAGAGTCTGTCGTCATCATACCAGTTATAAGCTATGTGATACCAACCAGTGACCACCAGCTGCTCTCTCACAACTTTCATGTAGCTGAGAGCCAAGATGAGGAAGAATACCAGCATGGAGACTCAGGATCAACTAGAAACACAGAGCttcaagcagagaaaagacatcaTGAAAGTGAAATTAACAGTAAGAGTCCACACACCTCTGCTGTGATCAACTTAAATACAggtaaaaagcctttaaaatgtgacatatgTGGGAAAGTTTTTGAGTACAAGTCAAAATTGCAGAGACACCTGAACAGCCACACAGGTAAGAAGCCGTATACTTGTAAAGTATGTGGGAAAAGAGTCAATGACACATCAGCATTGAGTGCTCATATAAgaacccacacaggtgagacgCCGTATACTTGTAAAGTATGCGGGAGAGGTTTCAGACGTAATGGTGACTTGTTagtccacatgaggactcatTCAAGTGAGATGCTGTATACTTGTAAAGTATGTGGGAGAGGTTTCGTACGTAAAGATTACTTGTTagtccacatgaggactcatTCAAGTGAGAAGCCGTATACTTGTAATGTATGTGGGAGAGGTTTCATACGTAATGATTACTTGTTagtccacatgaggactcacacaggtgagaagccatataCTTGTAAAGTATGTGGGAGAGGTTTCGTACGTAGTGATTACTTGTTAGTCCACATGAAGACTCATTCAAGTGAGAAGCCACATACTTGTAAAGTATGTGGGAGAGGTTTCAGACATAATGGTATCTTGTTagtccacatgaggactcattcaggtgagaagccgtatactTGTAAAGTATGTGGTAGAGGTTTCGTACGTAAAGATTACTTGTTagtccacatgaggactcatTCAAGTGAGAAGCCGTATACTTGTAAAGTATGTGGGAGAGGTTTCGTACGTAATGATTACTTGTTAGTCCACATGAGGAATCAttcaggtgagaagccgtatactTGTAAAGTATGTGGGAGAGGTTTCGTACGTAATGATTACTTGTTAGCccacatgaggactcacacaggtgagaagccgtatacttgcaaaacatgtgggagaCACTTCAGATCTAGCAATACCTTGACAGTCCACATGAGAACGCACACAGGTGTAAAGGTGCATCACTTGAGCACAGAGGTTCCAGTTGAAGTCACACATATACAGGAGAGAgactgtttacatgcaaaacatgtggCAGAGCTTTCAGAGGCCTGTTCCATAAAGCATGCTAAGAAAAGTGGGGAGTGA